One window of the Devosia sp. 2618 genome contains the following:
- a CDS encoding sn-glycerol-3-phosphate import ATP-binding protein UgpC, whose translation MAAIDLTGVKKTYPGGAQVIHGIDLAIEDGEMVVLVGPSGCGKSTLLRMIAGLETISDGTISVGGTVVNKREPAERDIAMVFQNYALYPHMTVRGNLEYGLKNRGTPRAEIDRRVNAAAKTLEIHDFLDRRPRQLSGGQRQRVAMGRAIVRQPKAFLFDEPLSNLDAKLRGQMRIEIRRLQRELGTTSVYVTHDQLEAMTLADRLVVMNGGHIEQVGKPTELYDRPASLFVAGFIGSPPMNLLDIEKLRALPGVTLPDSLPNGTDIVGIRPDAIVIGAGAAGDISLTGTVELIEPVGGESHLYVRVAGLEQIMVLVAHGRSELAETMPINFAVPVAALHPFNKTSGKRLA comes from the coding sequence ATGGCCGCCATTGATCTGACCGGCGTCAAAAAGACTTATCCCGGTGGGGCTCAGGTGATCCACGGCATCGATCTGGCTATCGAAGATGGCGAAATGGTCGTGCTGGTGGGCCCCTCAGGCTGCGGGAAATCGACCCTGCTGCGGATGATTGCCGGGCTCGAAACCATCAGCGATGGCACGATTTCCGTCGGCGGTACGGTGGTCAACAAGCGCGAGCCTGCCGAGCGCGACATTGCCATGGTGTTCCAGAATTATGCGCTTTATCCGCATATGACGGTTCGCGGAAATCTTGAATATGGCCTGAAAAACCGTGGTACGCCGCGCGCCGAGATTGATCGTCGGGTCAATGCTGCAGCCAAGACACTGGAAATACACGACTTTCTGGATCGCAGGCCACGCCAGCTTTCTGGCGGTCAGCGCCAGCGCGTTGCCATGGGGCGGGCCATCGTGCGCCAGCCCAAGGCCTTCCTGTTCGACGAGCCATTGTCCAACCTCGACGCCAAGCTGCGCGGCCAGATGCGGATCGAAATCCGCCGCCTGCAGCGCGAGCTGGGCACGACCAGCGTTTACGTCACCCACGATCAGCTTGAGGCCATGACGCTGGCCGACCGGCTGGTGGTGATGAATGGCGGCCATATCGAACAGGTCGGCAAGCCGACCGAACTCTATGATCGTCCCGCATCGCTGTTTGTCGCCGGTTTCATCGGTTCGCCGCCGATGAACCTGCTCGACATCGAAAAGCTGCGCGCATTGCCCGGTGTGACTTTGCCGGACAGTCTGCCGAACGGCACCGACATTGTCGGCATTCGTCCCGACGCCATTGTAATCGGGGCAGGGGCGGCGGGGGATATTTCTTTGACGGGCACGGTCGAGCTGATCGAACCGGTCGGTGGGGAAAGCCATCTCTATGTGCGCGTTGCGGGGCTCGAGCAGATCATGGTGCTGGTGGCGCACGGCCGGTCCGAACTGGCCGAAACCATGCCGATCAATTTCGCCGTGCCGGTTGCGGCATTGCATCCATTCAACAAGACGAGTGGGAAGCGACTGGCTTAG
- the phnF gene encoding phosphonate metabolism transcriptional regulator PhnF has protein sequence MTLSKDVSGGVALWRRIADAIRLDIVGGKLASGDRLPTEAILAERFSANRHTVRRALAVLADEGVVGAEQGRGTFVRSARRLSYPIGKRTRFREGLKGQASNLSSRSLSDKLENATAAVAAALGLKPGAKVVRTEGLSIADGRPISRATTWLPYRRFPDFGERIARLGSSTEVFFSYGIADYARASTRISARHADVEETKLLDLAPGAILLVSEAVDVDPDGVPISYALSRFPAERMELVV, from the coding sequence ATGACACTTTCAAAAGACGTTTCCGGCGGTGTTGCCCTGTGGCGGCGGATCGCCGATGCCATCCGCCTCGACATCGTCGGCGGCAAGCTCGCCAGTGGTGACCGCCTCCCCACCGAAGCCATTCTGGCAGAACGATTTTCCGCCAATCGCCACACGGTGCGGCGGGCTTTGGCGGTGCTGGCCGATGAGGGTGTGGTCGGGGCCGAACAGGGTCGCGGCACCTTCGTGCGCAGTGCGAGACGACTCAGCTACCCCATCGGCAAGCGCACCCGTTTCCGCGAGGGGCTCAAGGGTCAGGCGTCCAATCTCAGCTCGCGCAGTCTCAGCGATAAACTGGAAAACGCCACGGCCGCCGTGGCCGCCGCCCTTGGCCTCAAACCCGGCGCCAAGGTCGTGCGCACCGAAGGATTGTCGATTGCCGATGGTCGCCCGATCTCGCGCGCCACCACATGGCTGCCCTATCGGCGCTTTCCCGATTTCGGCGAACGCATCGCCCGGCTTGGTTCCAGCACCGAAGTCTTTTTCAGCTACGGCATCGCCGACTACGCCCGCGCCTCCACCCGCATCTCCGCCCGCCATGCCGACGTGGAAGAAACCAAGCTGCTCGACCTGGCGCCGGGGGCAATCTTGCTGGTGTCGGAAGCGGTCGATGTGGACCCCGATGGGGTGCCGATTTCCTACGCGCTCAGCCGGTTTCCGGCGGAACGGATGGAGCTGGTGGTGTGA
- a CDS encoding TIM barrel protein has protein sequence MGNIIGTGFSVGSDDGELFGLEAELRQMAELGVDTVELGLTSIDLIAGGRIVAERLQRLEAITRQFDFRYTVHGLVSSNFMDPDTVAYQLQVSKALAEVSDRLGARILVQHGGHLRADQWHHRAGADALERESLTELAEFCRPYGIRVALENIFSTEAGQYRQTPAEVAATVLAVNHPNLVALIDFSHAYIECTYRGLDFRQEIAAMAPVTGHLHVHDSFGRPQAHYIAYHQAENVAMGIGDLHLPLGWGDIDWDWIFSELTFLPDTVLMMEISQRYSSEQPGCLSRARQLAGL, from the coding sequence ATGGGAAATATCATCGGAACAGGGTTTAGCGTCGGCTCCGACGACGGCGAACTGTTTGGTCTGGAAGCAGAATTGCGGCAGATGGCCGAGCTTGGTGTCGACACGGTCGAACTGGGTCTGACCAGCATTGACCTGATCGCTGGCGGCCGGATTGTCGCTGAACGCCTCCAGCGGCTTGAGGCCATCACGCGGCAATTTGATTTCCGCTACACCGTTCATGGTCTAGTCTCGTCAAACTTCATGGACCCCGACACCGTCGCGTATCAGCTACAGGTCTCCAAGGCGCTGGCAGAGGTCAGCGACCGCCTTGGAGCACGCATTCTGGTTCAGCATGGCGGCCATCTGCGCGCCGATCAATGGCATCACCGCGCCGGTGCGGATGCGCTCGAACGCGAAAGCCTTACCGAACTGGCTGAATTTTGCCGCCCCTACGGCATCCGCGTGGCGCTCGAAAACATCTTCAGCACGGAAGCCGGGCAATATCGCCAGACGCCGGCTGAAGTCGCCGCAACCGTGTTGGCAGTCAACCATCCCAATCTGGTGGCACTGATCGATTTCAGCCACGCCTATATCGAATGCACGTATCGCGGGCTCGACTTCCGCCAGGAGATCGCGGCGATGGCGCCCGTCACCGGGCACCTGCATGTCCACGATAGTTTCGGGCGGCCGCAGGCGCACTACATCGCCTATCACCAGGCCGAAAACGTCGCGATGGGGATTGGCGATCTGCACCTGCCGCTGGGCTGGGGCGATATCGACTGGGACTGGATTTTTTCGGAACTGACATTCCTGCCCGACACAGTGCTGATGATGGAGATCAGCCAGCGTTATAGCAGCGAACAGCCGGGCTGCCTCAGCCGGGCGCGGCAATTGGCAGGGCTCTAA
- the ugpE gene encoding sn-glycerol-3-phosphate ABC transporter permease UgpE — MVENRPWLNILTHAVLIIGVIVMAFPVYLAVIASTHGPGDFLRGVVPLLPGPHLLDNYGQMLSQGMSTSGAPPLTLMLVNSLIMAVVIAVAKIAISITSAYAIVYFRFPLRTAAFWVIFITLMLPVEVRIIPTFKVVADLGMLNSYAGLTIPLIASATATFLFRQFFLTVPDELMEAARVDGAGPLKFFRDILLPLSRTNMAALFVILFIYGWMQYLWPLLVTTDSKFYTVVMGIKRMAAYADADPQWNLVMAAVVLAMLPPVLVVIFMQRLFVKGLVETEK; from the coding sequence ATGGTCGAAAATCGTCCCTGGCTGAACATCCTGACCCACGCCGTTTTGATCATCGGCGTCATCGTGATGGCCTTCCCGGTCTATCTCGCCGTCATCGCCTCGACCCACGGTCCCGGCGACTTCCTGCGCGGTGTCGTGCCGCTGCTGCCCGGCCCCCATCTGCTCGATAACTATGGGCAGATGCTGAGCCAAGGCATGTCGACCTCCGGCGCGCCGCCGCTGACCCTGATGCTGGTCAATTCCCTGATCATGGCGGTAGTCATCGCCGTGGCCAAGATCGCCATCTCGATCACCTCGGCCTATGCGATCGTCTACTTCCGCTTTCCGCTGCGGACGGCTGCTTTTTGGGTGATTTTCATCACGCTGATGCTGCCGGTCGAAGTGCGCATTATCCCGACCTTCAAGGTGGTCGCCGACCTCGGCATGCTCAATTCCTATGCCGGTTTGACCATCCCGCTGATCGCTTCGGCAACAGCTACTTTCTTGTTCCGGCAGTTCTTTTTGACGGTGCCGGATGAACTGATGGAAGCCGCACGCGTCGACGGGGCGGGGCCGCTCAAATTCTTCCGCGATATCCTGTTGCCCCTGAGCCGAACCAACATGGCAGCGCTGTTCGTCATTCTCTTCATCTATGGCTGGATGCAGTATTTGTGGCCCTTGCTCGTGACCACCGACAGCAAGTTTTACACGGTCGTCATGGGTATCAAGCGCATGGCCGCCTATGCCGACGCCGATCCGCAATGGAACCTCGTCATGGCCGCCGTTGTGCTGGCCATGTTGCCCCCGGTTCTCGTCGTCATCTTTATGCAGCGCCTGTTCGTCAAGGGCCTGGTCGAAACGGAGAAATAA
- the phnN gene encoding phosphonate metabolism protein/1,5-bisphosphokinase (PRPP-forming) PhnN: MSGVFVAVVGPSGVGKDSLIDFARRRLEPTGRVAFVRRVVTRPADGGSEDHDSMDVAAFAAAEADGAFALNWDAHGLRYGLPIGLEDDLAAGKAVVANLSRGVIPALLKRYPQTMVVSIIADREIIAQRLAGRGRESAESIAQRLARSVECWLPDNAVRIDNSGALEVAGAEFVRLLQDVAGLVERV, from the coding sequence ATGAGCGGAGTTTTCGTTGCCGTTGTTGGCCCCAGTGGGGTCGGCAAGGACAGCCTGATCGATTTCGCGCGCCGGCGGCTGGAGCCCACCGGCCGCGTCGCCTTCGTGCGCCGCGTCGTGACACGGCCGGCCGATGGCGGCAGCGAAGACCATGACAGCATGGATGTTGCTGCGTTCGCGGCGGCCGAGGCCGATGGCGCCTTTGCGCTGAACTGGGACGCGCATGGCCTGCGCTATGGCCTGCCGATTGGGCTCGAAGACGATCTGGCGGCGGGCAAGGCCGTGGTCGCCAACCTGTCACGCGGCGTTATCCCGGCACTGCTGAAGCGCTATCCGCAGACCATGGTTGTTTCGATCATCGCCGACCGCGAAATCATCGCGCAGCGACTGGCGGGGCGGGGTCGGGAGAGTGCTGAATCCATCGCTCAGCGGCTGGCTCGAAGCGTTGAGTGCTGGTTGCCCGACAATGCGGTGCGGATTGATAATTCCGGTGCGCTTGAGGTGGCCGGGGCAGAGTTTGTGCGGCTGTTGCAGGATGTGGCTGGGCTGGTTGAGCGGGTTTAA
- the phnG gene encoding phosphonate C-P lyase system protein PhnG codes for MQTASSSDTSARKRVLDILAHAPSASLAALWDGWADKPAFTKVRGPETGLVMVRGRAGGGGAPFNLGEATVSRASVRIVTGEVGHGYCLGRDLAKAEVIAVIDALWQREGEAVEAQIVTPLQALAAQAEQKKRGETAATKVDFFTMVRGDN; via the coding sequence ATGCAGACGGCATCTTCCAGTGATACGAGCGCAAGAAAGCGCGTTCTCGACATTCTGGCCCACGCTCCCTCCGCCAGTCTGGCGGCTTTGTGGGACGGCTGGGCCGACAAGCCGGCTTTCACCAAAGTGCGCGGCCCCGAGACCGGATTGGTCATGGTGCGTGGCCGGGCCGGGGGCGGCGGGGCGCCGTTCAATCTGGGTGAAGCCACCGTCAGCCGCGCCAGCGTGCGCATTGTAACGGGCGAAGTGGGGCACGGGTATTGCCTGGGCCGCGATCTCGCCAAGGCGGAAGTGATCGCGGTCATCGACGCGCTGTGGCAGCGCGAGGGCGAAGCGGTCGAAGCTCAGATTGTCACTCCCTTGCAGGCACTTGCGGCGCAAGCCGAGCAGAAAAAGCGCGGCGAAACGGCAGCCACCAAGGTCGATTTCTTCACCATGGTTCGCGGGGATAACTGA
- a CDS encoding alpha-D-ribose 1-methylphosphonate 5-triphosphate diphosphatase, which yields MNTVALGELVLTNARIVLANEVLEGSVRVDGGIITDIGAPSRTGVDLDGDYLIPGLVELHTDHLETHYAPRPKVRWNPVAAVQAHDAQIAASGITTVLDAIRVGLDEHADMGPTEMRILADAIHAGTKAGRLRAEHHIHLRCEVSAPDCLESFMAIKDDPQVRLVSLMDHAPGQRQFASMDAYKTYYQGKLKMSDAALEEFTERRNAESVAYAGPHRRAIAAACQELGIVLASHDDATRDHVEEAVALGTEVAEFPTTIEAAKASRQAGMSILMGGPNVVRGGSHSGNVSARVLAEADLLDILSSDYIPFSMLQSAFSLADNVEGFSLAKAVQLVTKRPAEAGGFHDRGEIAVGKRADFVHLRVEEGIPIVLTVWRQGRRVI from the coding sequence ATGAACACCGTCGCCCTCGGAGAACTCGTTCTCACCAATGCCCGTATCGTCCTCGCCAACGAGGTTCTGGAGGGCTCCGTCCGGGTCGATGGTGGCATCATCACCGATATCGGTGCGCCGAGCCGAACCGGGGTCGATCTCGATGGCGATTACCTCATTCCGGGCCTGGTCGAACTTCATACCGACCATCTCGAAACCCATTATGCGCCACGCCCCAAAGTGCGGTGGAACCCCGTCGCCGCCGTGCAGGCGCATGATGCGCAGATCGCGGCATCGGGGATCACCACCGTGCTCGACGCCATTCGCGTCGGGCTCGATGAGCACGCCGATATGGGCCCAACGGAAATGCGCATCCTGGCCGATGCGATCCATGCCGGCACCAAGGCCGGGCGCCTGCGCGCCGAGCACCACATCCACCTGCGCTGCGAAGTTTCGGCGCCTGATTGCCTTGAATCCTTCATGGCCATCAAGGACGATCCGCAGGTGCGGCTGGTGTCGCTGATGGACCACGCGCCGGGCCAGCGTCAGTTCGCCAGCATGGATGCCTACAAGACCTACTATCAAGGCAAGCTCAAGATGAGCGATGCCGCCCTTGAAGAGTTCACCGAGCGGCGCAACGCCGAATCTGTGGCCTATGCTGGGCCACACCGCCGCGCGATTGCCGCTGCCTGCCAGGAACTGGGCATCGTGTTGGCCAGCCATGACGACGCGACGCGCGATCACGTCGAAGAAGCTGTGGCGCTGGGCACCGAAGTCGCCGAATTCCCCACCACCATCGAAGCCGCCAAGGCCTCGCGGCAGGCGGGCATGTCGATCCTGATGGGCGGACCGAACGTCGTGCGCGGCGGCTCGCATTCGGGGAACGTCTCGGCACGCGTGCTGGCCGAGGCCGATCTGCTCGATATCCTCTCTTCGGACTATATCCCTTTCTCCATGTTGCAATCGGCCTTCTCGCTGGCCGACAATGTGGAAGGGTTCAGCCTCGCCAAGGCCGTGCAGCTGGTCACCAAGCGACCGGCGGAAGCGGGTGGTTTCCATGACCGGGGCGAGATAGCCGTGGGCAAGCGGGCGGACTTCGTGCATTTGCGCGTCGAGGAGGGCATACCCATCGTGTTGACCGTGTGGCGGCAGGGACGTCGGGTGATATGA
- the phnH gene encoding phosphonate C-P lyase system protein PhnH: MDSVLEGGFADPVLDSQTAFRAIMDALANPGTLRKLPQTALTQGPLPGELASTLLTLSDQDTPVWLSPSLRSEAVSAFTAFHAGAPIVSEPGRAVFALVGSVDELPVLDQFNLGTQEYPDRSTTIVLAVPALSGGPDLIMRGPGIKDHGHFNPVGLPGDFVAQWAANRELFPRGIDLLLVADGQVMGLPRSTRISQGH, translated from the coding sequence ATGGATTCTGTTCTCGAAGGCGGTTTCGCCGATCCGGTGCTCGATTCACAGACTGCGTTCCGCGCCATCATGGATGCATTGGCCAATCCCGGCACACTGCGCAAACTGCCGCAAACCGCGTTAACACAAGGGCCGCTGCCGGGCGAGTTGGCTAGCACATTGCTAACCTTGAGCGACCAGGACACCCCGGTTTGGTTATCACCTTCGCTGCGCAGCGAGGCGGTTTCCGCGTTCACAGCGTTCCATGCTGGCGCGCCGATTGTCAGTGAGCCAGGCCGGGCGGTTTTCGCGCTGGTGGGCAGTGTCGACGAGCTGCCGGTGCTCGATCAATTCAATCTCGGCACGCAGGAATATCCCGACCGGTCGACCACTATCGTGCTGGCTGTGCCGGCGCTGAGCGGCGGGCCGGATCTGATCATGCGCGGACCCGGAATCAAGGACCATGGCCATTTTAACCCGGTCGGCCTGCCGGGGGATTTCGTGGCGCAGTGGGCGGCCAACCGCGAGCTGTTCCCGCGCGGGATCGACCTGTTGCTGGTGGCCGATGGGCAGGTGATGGGCCTGCCGCGCTCGACGCGCATTTCACAAGGACATTGA
- a CDS encoding ABC transporter ATP-binding protein, with amino-acid sequence MIKRFFSYYAPYKGLFFLDFGCAIVAGLLELVFPLAVAYFIDSLLPRSEFGFIIIAGAVLLAIYAVNAVLQAVVNYFGHVLGVSIETDMRRQVFDHLQKLSFRFFDNNKTGHLMTHVTKDLEDVGEVAHHGPEDIFLAIMTFVGAFILMFVTNWHLASMTVVIVPVVTWLVSKYGSRLTLNWQELFGRVGEFNTRIEDSIGGIRVVKAFANENHEAGLFEGNNKAYRKTKIQAYAMMTASITITYLSTRMVQLMVMLAGSWFVIKGEMTYGGFVSFLLLVEVFLRPIDKITGVLESYPKGIAGFRRFTNLIDTEPDIADRPNAQVVGKLRGDIIFKDAAFSYESGRRVLNGLNLTVSAGETLAIVGPSGAGKTTLCSLLPRFYELDSGSISIDGIDIRDMTQASLRNQIGIVQQDVFLFGGTIRENIAYGLLGASDEAIWDAAKRARFDTVIKRLPQGLDTMVGERGVKLSGGQKQRVAIARIFLKNPPILILDEATSALDTATEVAIQRSLAELSQGRTTLVIAHRLATIQHADRIVVIDETGIVEEGTHDVLLARDGAYSVLHKAQFGYLAS; translated from the coding sequence ATGATCAAGCGTTTCTTCTCCTATTACGCCCCCTACAAGGGGCTGTTCTTCCTCGATTTCGGCTGTGCCATTGTTGCCGGCTTGCTGGAACTTGTGTTCCCGCTGGCTGTTGCCTATTTCATCGATTCCCTGCTGCCGCGCTCCGAATTCGGCTTCATCATCATTGCCGGCGCCGTGCTGCTGGCGATCTATGCGGTCAATGCCGTGCTGCAGGCGGTGGTCAACTATTTCGGCCACGTGCTGGGCGTTTCGATCGAAACCGACATGCGCCGTCAGGTGTTTGATCACCTGCAAAAGCTGAGCTTCCGCTTCTTTGACAACAACAAGACCGGTCACTTGATGACCCACGTCACCAAGGATCTGGAAGACGTTGGCGAAGTGGCCCACCACGGCCCAGAGGACATTTTCCTCGCCATCATGACCTTTGTCGGCGCGTTCATCCTGATGTTCGTCACCAATTGGCATCTGGCGTCGATGACCGTGGTGATCGTGCCCGTCGTGACCTGGCTGGTCAGCAAATACGGTTCGCGCCTGACGCTGAACTGGCAGGAACTGTTCGGCCGCGTCGGCGAGTTCAACACCCGCATCGAGGACTCCATCGGCGGCATCCGCGTGGTCAAGGCGTTCGCCAACGAGAACCACGAAGCGGGCCTGTTCGAGGGCAATAACAAGGCCTATCGCAAGACCAAGATCCAAGCCTACGCCATGATGACGGCGAGCATCACCATCACCTATCTCAGCACCCGCATGGTGCAGCTGATGGTCATGCTGGCGGGCTCCTGGTTCGTCATCAAGGGCGAAATGACCTATGGCGGCTTTGTCAGCTTCCTGCTGCTGGTCGAGGTTTTCCTGCGCCCGATCGACAAGATCACTGGCGTTCTGGAAAGCTATCCCAAGGGTATTGCCGGCTTCCGTCGCTTCACCAACCTGATCGACACCGAGCCCGACATTGCCGACCGCCCCAATGCTCAGGTCGTTGGCAAGCTGCGTGGCGACATCATCTTCAAGGACGCTGCCTTCTCCTATGAAAGCGGACGCCGGGTGCTCAATGGGCTGAACCTGACCGTTTCGGCGGGCGAAACGCTGGCCATCGTCGGGCCATCGGGCGCCGGCAAGACCACGCTGTGCTCGCTGCTGCCGCGCTTTTATGAGCTCGACAGCGGGTCGATCAGCATCGACGGCATCGACATTCGCGACATGACGCAGGCCTCGTTGCGCAACCAGATCGGCATTGTCCAGCAGGACGTGTTCCTGTTTGGCGGCACCATTCGCGAGAACATTGCCTATGGCTTGTTGGGCGCTAGCGATGAAGCCATCTGGGATGCGGCCAAGCGCGCGCGGTTCGACACGGTGATCAAGCGCCTGCCGCAGGGCCTAGACACTATGGTCGGCGAGCGCGGCGTGAAGCTGTCCGGTGGCCAGAAGCAGCGCGTGGCGATTGCCCGTATCTTCCTCAAGAATCCGCCGATCCTCATTCTCGATGAGGCGACCTCGGCGCTCGATACGGCCACTGAAGTCGCCATCCAGCGCTCGCTGGCCGAGCTTTCGCAAGGCCGCACCACGCTGGTGATCGCGCACCGTCTGGCCACTATCCAGCATGCCGACCGCATCGTCGTGATCGACGAGACCGGTATTGTCGAAGAGGGCACACATGACGTGCTACTGGCCCGCGACGGCGCCTATTCGGTGCTGCACAAGGCCCAGTTCGGCTATCTGGCCAGCTAA
- the ugpA gene encoding sn-glycerol-3-phosphate ABC transporter permease UgpA yields MQTKRTIFPNRWLPFALLAPQLAITLVFFIWPALQAAKSSFEREDPFGFKTTFIWFDNYAKLLADPMYLNSLWRTLIFSVLVTVIAMSVSLVLAVATNRLLRSGRIYTTLLVWPYAVAPVVAGILWWFMFNPSIGILSYVLGQLGVDWNHRVNQDQAMILVVLAASWKQISYNFLFFVAGLQSVPASLSEAAAIDGAGPFKRFWTIVVPLLSPTTFFLLIVNINYAMFDTFGVIDGTTGGGPAQSTNILVYKVYADGFLGLNIGSSAAQSVLLMLIVIVLTIVQFRFIERRVQY; encoded by the coding sequence ATGCAGACCAAACGTACGATCTTTCCGAACCGGTGGCTGCCGTTTGCGCTGCTGGCTCCGCAACTGGCCATTACGCTGGTGTTTTTCATCTGGCCGGCGCTGCAGGCCGCCAAATCATCCTTCGAGCGTGAAGACCCGTTCGGGTTCAAGACGACGTTCATCTGGTTCGACAATTACGCCAAGCTGCTGGCCGACCCGATGTATCTCAACTCGCTGTGGCGGACGCTGATTTTTTCGGTGCTGGTCACCGTGATCGCCATGAGCGTGTCGCTGGTGCTGGCCGTCGCGACCAACCGCCTGCTGCGCTCGGGCCGCATCTATACCACGCTGCTGGTCTGGCCTTATGCCGTCGCGCCGGTCGTTGCGGGAATCCTGTGGTGGTTCATGTTCAACCCCTCCATCGGTATCCTGAGCTACGTGCTTGGTCAGCTAGGTGTCGACTGGAACCATCGGGTCAATCAGGACCAGGCCATGATCCTGGTTGTGCTGGCCGCCAGCTGGAAGCAGATATCCTACAATTTCCTGTTCTTCGTCGCCGGGCTGCAATCGGTACCAGCATCGCTGTCGGAAGCTGCCGCCATTGACGGGGCGGGGCCGTTCAAGCGGTTCTGGACCATCGTCGTGCCGCTGCTGTCGCCGACGACGTTCTTCCTGCTGATCGTCAACATCAACTACGCCATGTTCGATACCTTCGGCGTCATCGACGGCACCACAGGCGGCGGGCCAGCGCAGTCGACTAACATCTTGGTTTACAAGGTTTATGCCGACGGTTTCCTCGGCCTCAATATCGGTTCGTCCGCCGCCCAATCTGTGCTGCTGATGCTGATCGTCATCGTCCTCACCATCGTCCAGTTCCGCTTCATCGAGCGGCGCGTGCAATACTAG
- the ugpB gene encoding sn-glycerol-3-phosphate ABC transporter substrate-binding protein UgpB: MVRYPLAAGLAVLTVALTSSVALAQTEVTWWHAMGGELGTKLEEVAANFNASQSDYVVTPVYKGSYAETLTAAIAAFRANEQPAIVQVFEVGTGTMMAAKGAVYPVYKLMEDNNQPWDTAGFLAPVTGYYSDPEGNILSLPFNSSTPIMYYNKDAFEKAGLDRDVAPKTWAEVEEFSKKIVASGAATCGFTTGWVSWIQTENLSAIHDLPYGTLQNGFGGLGTEFTFNGETQARHWDNLAKWSKEGVFKYGGPVGGNDAPPLFYSGECAIYMNSSASRAGVVANSKDFEVGFAPLPYYEDVIAEPKNSIIGGATLWVLNGKSDDVYAGAAQFFTYLSQPEVQADWHQFTGYLPITNAAFELGEEQGYYAEHPGSDIAIKQITRGTPSENSKGIRFGNLTQVRDVIDQEFEAVLGGSKTGQQALDEAVQRGNVILREFEAANQ; encoded by the coding sequence ATGGTTCGCTACCCACTCGCCGCCGGACTTGCCGTCCTGACCGTCGCACTGACCTCGAGCGTCGCCCTTGCCCAGACCGAAGTCACCTGGTGGCATGCCATGGGCGGCGAACTGGGCACCAAGCTCGAAGAAGTTGCTGCCAATTTCAACGCCAGCCAGTCCGACTATGTCGTGACCCCGGTCTACAAGGGCAGCTATGCCGAGACGCTGACCGCCGCAATCGCTGCCTTCCGCGCTAACGAACAGCCTGCAATCGTTCAGGTTTTCGAAGTCGGCACCGGCACCATGATGGCCGCAAAGGGCGCCGTCTATCCCGTCTACAAGCTGATGGAAGACAACAACCAGCCATGGGACACCGCCGGCTTCCTCGCGCCAGTGACCGGCTACTATTCGGACCCTGAAGGTAACATCCTGTCGCTGCCATTCAACTCGTCCACCCCAATCATGTACTACAACAAGGACGCCTTCGAAAAAGCCGGTCTCGACCGCGACGTCGCGCCAAAGACCTGGGCTGAAGTCGAAGAGTTCTCGAAGAAGATTGTCGCATCGGGCGCTGCCACCTGCGGTTTCACCACCGGTTGGGTGAGCTGGATCCAGACCGAAAACCTCTCGGCCATCCACGACCTGCCTTATGGCACGCTGCAGAACGGCTTTGGTGGCCTCGGCACCGAATTCACCTTCAACGGCGAAACCCAGGCCCGTCATTGGGACAACCTGGCCAAGTGGAGCAAGGAAGGCGTCTTCAAGTATGGCGGCCCAGTGGGCGGCAACGACGCGCCTCCGCTGTTCTACTCGGGCGAATGCGCCATCTACATGAACTCCTCGGCCTCGCGCGCTGGCGTTGTCGCCAATTCCAAGGACTTCGAAGTCGGCTTTGCCCCGCTCCCTTACTATGAAGACGTGATCGCCGAGCCAAAGAACTCGATCATCGGCGGCGCAACGCTGTGGGTGCTGAACGGCAAGTCGGACGACGTCTATGCCGGCGCTGCCCAGTTCTTCACCTACCTGAGCCAGCCTGAAGTTCAGGCCGATTGGCACCAGTTCACCGGCTACCTGCCAATCACCAATGCTGCTTTCGAGCTGGGTGAAGAGCAGGGCTACTATGCCGAGCATCCTGGTTCCGACATCGCCATCAAGCAGATCACCCGCGGCACGCCTTCGGAAAATTCCAAGGGCATCCGCTTTGGTAACCTGACCCAGGTGCGTGACGTCATCGACCAGGAATTCGAAGCAGTTCTGGGCGGTTCCAAGACCGGCCAGCAGGCCCTCGACGAAGCCGTCCAGCGCGGCAATGTCATCCTGCGCGAATTCGAAGCCGCCAATCAGTAA